From a region of the Rhodococcus sp. 4CII genome:
- a CDS encoding LacI family DNA-binding transcriptional regulator, with product MDDVAARAGVSRTLVSFVLRGKPGAGEQTRLRVLEVAAELGYKPDSAARLLARGRSRTLGVLLDVQQPFQADLVTRIYPVAKAAGYDVLLSVSAPGRDEFEAIESMLSHRCEGLILLGPNSGRGYLEELEDRAVVVVVGKPMPPSAFDAVRSADDSGIRQSVDHLADLGHRAIHHIGGGSAPGADARRDAYVAAMRDHGLDEFIRVIPGSHDEAAGVAAGRLMLEEGALPTAVLAGNDRCALGLMDSLDRAGVDVPRDVSVVGYDDSEIAHLSRIDLTTVRQDVDQLAENAVTFAVKRLEDDDAVAAEVIVEPRLIVRGSTGPARSVQRERSMRRRVFSR from the coding sequence ATGGACGACGTTGCTGCCCGTGCCGGAGTTTCCCGCACGCTGGTCTCGTTCGTGCTGCGCGGCAAGCCCGGGGCTGGGGAGCAGACGCGCCTGCGTGTGCTGGAAGTCGCCGCGGAACTCGGATACAAGCCCGACAGCGCGGCTCGACTGCTGGCCCGCGGCCGGAGCCGAACGCTGGGGGTGCTGCTCGACGTCCAGCAGCCGTTCCAGGCCGACCTGGTCACGCGGATCTACCCGGTCGCGAAAGCGGCCGGGTACGACGTGTTGTTGTCGGTGAGCGCGCCGGGGCGCGACGAGTTCGAGGCGATCGAGTCCATGCTCAGTCACCGCTGTGAGGGCCTGATTCTCCTCGGCCCGAACTCGGGCCGGGGGTACCTGGAAGAGCTGGAAGATCGCGCAGTCGTGGTCGTAGTGGGAAAACCGATGCCACCGAGTGCGTTCGACGCGGTGCGCAGCGCGGACGACAGCGGAATCCGGCAGTCGGTCGACCACCTCGCCGACCTCGGGCACCGCGCCATCCATCACATCGGTGGAGGTTCGGCACCGGGTGCGGACGCTCGACGCGACGCCTACGTCGCGGCGATGCGCGATCACGGCCTGGACGAGTTCATCCGCGTGATCCCCGGCTCTCACGACGAGGCTGCGGGAGTGGCGGCGGGACGGCTGATGCTCGAGGAGGGCGCGCTGCCCACCGCGGTACTGGCAGGCAACGATCGGTGTGCGCTGGGGCTGATGGACTCGCTGGACCGAGCGGGCGTCGATGTCCCTCGGGACGTGTCGGTCGTGGGGTATGACGACAGCGAGATCGCGCATCTGTCGCGCATCGATCTGACCACGGTCCGGCAGGACGTCGATCAGCTCGCCGAGAACGCGGTCACCTTCGCGGTGAAGCGCCTCGAGGACGACGACGCGGTTGCTGCCGAGGTCATCGTCGAACCGCGGTTGATCGTGCGGGGGAGCACCGGACCCGCCCGGTCCGTTCAGCGTGAGCGCTCGATGCGGCGACGCGTTTTCTCTCGCTGA
- a CDS encoding GNAT family N-acetyltransferase: protein MGESLRSRHAHLARRHGRAVTYLPEVATFSAVADSERQAWDDLARLLGPSEFADMFSSDATPPADWEPVFTLEGRQMIWAGDGPDDRDRAGSDVVELGAETVSEMRALVASTRPGPFWPRTHELGGYLGIREHSTLVAMAGERLRPPGWTEISAVCTAPEARGRGHAGRLVLTLVAQIVARGERPFLHVAETNTGAIALYERLGFRTRKHVTFRGFRTP, encoded by the coding sequence GTGGGCGAATCACTGCGATCCCGGCACGCACACCTCGCACGCCGACACGGCCGGGCCGTCACCTACCTGCCGGAAGTGGCGACGTTCTCCGCGGTCGCCGACTCCGAACGGCAGGCGTGGGACGACCTCGCTCGGTTGCTCGGGCCGAGCGAGTTCGCCGACATGTTCAGCAGTGACGCGACGCCGCCGGCGGACTGGGAGCCGGTGTTCACCCTGGAAGGTCGCCAGATGATCTGGGCCGGTGACGGGCCGGACGATCGTGATCGGGCCGGATCGGATGTGGTCGAACTCGGCGCGGAAACTGTGTCCGAGATGCGCGCCCTGGTCGCGTCGACTCGGCCCGGACCGTTCTGGCCGCGTACCCATGAGCTCGGCGGCTATCTCGGTATCCGCGAGCACAGCACGCTGGTGGCAATGGCGGGCGAACGGCTCCGGCCGCCGGGATGGACCGAGATCAGCGCCGTGTGCACCGCGCCCGAGGCACGCGGGCGCGGTCATGCCGGCCGTCTGGTCCTCACGCTCGTCGCGCAGATCGTCGCTCGCGGCGAACGTCCCTTTCTACATGTGGCCGAGACGAACACCGGCGCGATCGCGCTCTACGAGCGGCTCGGCTTCCGCACACGCAAACACGTCACCTTCCGCGGATTCCGCACGCCCTGA